A portion of the Bacteroides faecium genome contains these proteins:
- a CDS encoding DUF5017 domain-containing protein: MKTTYTKFILLLAATTFIACNEEEAPSLHISASADKTEVKVGEPVTFSIRHNAMAVSIYTGDDGHDYKSSAYYLLQGKTNDDLQNNNYRPIDPEITPYNCNFADTPAGSTSITDNLAEVVNAGSGDNLIGSEAEIKYDESIQQNVLKITSVHPEWWYQALRLHTDAKLGTNKKLNLRMRFDKDILGDVSSGEQRPDITTFQVVIRLGGIGVGETEVIFRDETVWDIYWNPNTAFTDYSVDLSSVIDAWQGATGKTMGTLSYIQILFTPSNNAGYLGDYYIASASYGDIDYIPFSTGQSLNINDNSGILKYQYTYTQPGNYQVVVIGTNTSMKNYSDSGYKDNVGNNIHASEYDYNTQFSTIDITVRP, translated from the coding sequence ATGAAAACAACCTATACTAAATTCATACTTCTGCTCGCAGCAACTACATTTATTGCGTGCAATGAAGAGGAAGCCCCCAGCTTACATATCTCCGCCAGTGCAGACAAGACAGAGGTAAAGGTAGGAGAACCCGTTACATTCAGTATCCGGCATAATGCAATGGCTGTATCCATTTACACCGGAGACGACGGACACGACTACAAGAGCAGTGCCTACTATCTGCTGCAAGGAAAAACCAACGATGATTTACAAAACAACAATTATCGCCCTATCGATCCGGAAATTACGCCGTATAATTGTAACTTTGCCGATACCCCTGCCGGTTCCACTTCCATTACGGACAATCTCGCAGAAGTTGTGAACGCAGGCAGTGGCGATAACCTGATAGGTTCGGAAGCTGAAATCAAGTATGACGAGTCCATTCAGCAGAATGTACTGAAAATCACATCCGTTCATCCCGAATGGTGGTATCAAGCACTCCGCCTGCATACGGACGCCAAGCTGGGAACAAACAAAAAGCTGAATTTACGGATGAGATTCGACAAAGACATCCTGGGAGATGTCAGTTCGGGAGAACAGCGTCCGGACATAACAACCTTTCAGGTAGTCATCCGCCTCGGCGGCATTGGAGTCGGTGAAACGGAGGTTATATTCAGAGATGAAACCGTCTGGGACATATACTGGAATCCCAATACCGCGTTTACGGACTACTCCGTTGATTTGTCGAGTGTTATAGACGCCTGGCAGGGAGCTACGGGAAAAACCATGGGTACATTGTCATACATACAGATCTTATTTACCCCTAGTAATAATGCCGGATATTTAGGCGATTACTACATAGCTTCCGCAAGTTATGGTGATATAGACTATATTCCGTTCTCCACAGGCCAGTCTCTGAACATCAATGACAACTCCGGAATATTGAAATATCAATATACGTATACGCAACCGGGTAATTATCAGGTAGTCGTAATAGGCACCAATACAAGTATGAAAAACTATTCGGATAGCGGGTATAAAGACAATGTAGGAAACAATATTCATGCGAGTGAATATGATTACAACACTCAGTTCTCTACCATTGACATAACCGTTCGTCCATAA
- a CDS encoding hybrid sensor histidine kinase/response regulator transcription factor: MRYYKQIILSLIVLSCAFITGNAQEELLFRHLTRNEGLLHDNVTCIVQDSLGYMWFGSHRGLNRYDGYSIDSYKYENGIINSVYYNRVYSIQIVGRYIWLATEAGLACFDIRTKQFVSYRTEAQPDPAFYSKVRVLKQGIGNQLWLISDNQIRLVKVESSEKDNGEPVISARKIGDAYNYISDELNPKVTTDSLGNAWISGKRYLSAYKVDAEGELKFSGNINNNIGSGVRDICYDNGDLWIIYQEHLAKYKIENDGSYTLAKQVMFHTPGGVLSLCVDPEYVWIGANEGLFQVWKSNESTSVMEHKHSPSNPYSVGSDINNIFLDRDNNLWVSAWTAGVSYANTRARFFKTVRYSPFRTSDTSIGSEFISSVHYSKDGHVYMGSKFGGLSSFDIRTKEVIWDYCHLPQLFPSITSIQSDSRNIYAAVRDNIIIINKKTREVTHSLRTINGGYIFWLDFDKFNRLWVTTYAGLECFEEINGLWKNTMTYTSRTPAPCNLSTDLLHNIYSDTTKNELIITSAMGINRIIFDNEGKVVRIVKYLARENDENSLSSNYIWPIDKGSDSTYWIGTMGNGLNKVTLIDRPNGIYDYSAESYGIEAGATSNDIESIEVDKFGRVWCGGFNLNYFDDGIKRFNVFDTNDGLQSYVFGTSSSAKDDEGNLYFGGAHGLNYFTPIAETPHNTSYRVYFTGCHINGKPVDSDIEFSNSLELKYPDNNFSVNFTSLSYSNQHHIRYRYKLEGYDNEWRYIEAGKEPAVAYQKIPFGSHTLLVEAGDWQIWSNEQYALQIYSQPPFWMTWWAYTLYILAILGLFYVGFRYFIKWTQMKNTISMQKEQERQKEEMMQMKMRFFTDVSHEFRTPLTLISHAINEIAEDEDICTNKYVNIIKHNTGKLSNMVNELLDFHRAEVKSAQLRTTYTSIPEYVSDIYEEFKGWAEASDIHVNLQIDNPEIGMWIDPEHFGKILSNILSNSIRYSHAGSEINIQVAKGYVNDIVPRYKDSFWNTKDMIPGEQAIIRVSDTGIGMEKAVLPTIFKRFHQVQNNTGKQHTGSGIGLSLVKSLIELHHGGIIISSKPDAGTEVIIALPISDTYLAKEEKIEESTFVLKDYLSNYAVEYEPLEIEETTAIYMEGKPTILLVDDNHEILMILREYFVKDYNIIMAIDGQEALDKCNRSLPDIIISDVMMPRMNGIELCATLKKNLQTCFIPIILLTAKSQVEDQIEGIEMGADAYIPKPFNPRLLKANVRNLLNKSHQMRNLPTANNVRQEIQDKKQREVFDKLVELVNANLTDQQFSVDHLCLELGMNRTKLYSFIKSATGMSLGNYIRKIRLDKAAELLRTTDMSISEVGYAVGIESPSYFTRTFKEQFGSSPSEFIKH; this comes from the coding sequence ATGAGATATTATAAACAAATCATTCTGTCACTTATCGTTCTTTCCTGTGCATTCATAACCGGCAATGCACAGGAAGAACTCCTGTTCCGTCATCTGACCAGAAACGAGGGACTGCTACACGATAACGTGACCTGTATCGTACAAGACTCCTTAGGATATATGTGGTTCGGAAGCCATAGAGGGCTTAATCGGTACGACGGATATTCCATTGATTCCTACAAGTACGAAAACGGTATTATAAATTCAGTCTATTATAACAGGGTTTATAGTATTCAGATAGTAGGCCGCTATATCTGGCTGGCTACGGAAGCCGGACTGGCTTGTTTTGATATCAGAACCAAGCAATTTGTCAGTTACCGGACAGAGGCTCAACCCGATCCCGCCTTTTATTCCAAAGTCAGGGTGCTCAAGCAGGGCATTGGTAATCAGTTATGGCTCATATCGGATAACCAAATCAGATTGGTAAAGGTTGAATCTTCCGAAAAAGATAACGGGGAACCGGTCATTTCTGCCAGAAAGATAGGAGACGCTTACAATTATATTTCCGACGAATTGAACCCGAAGGTGACAACAGACAGCTTGGGAAATGCCTGGATTTCGGGAAAAAGGTATCTGTCCGCCTACAAGGTTGACGCTGAGGGAGAACTGAAGTTTTCCGGCAATATCAATAATAACATAGGATCGGGAGTCAGGGATATTTGTTATGATAACGGAGATTTATGGATCATCTATCAGGAACATCTGGCTAAATATAAAATCGAAAACGACGGCAGTTATACACTTGCCAAGCAGGTCATGTTCCATACTCCGGGTGGGGTACTGTCCTTATGTGTTGACCCCGAATATGTATGGATAGGAGCAAACGAAGGACTTTTCCAAGTATGGAAAAGCAATGAGTCCACCTCTGTCATGGAACATAAGCACTCACCGTCCAATCCCTATTCGGTAGGAAGTGACATCAACAATATCTTCCTCGACAGGGACAATAATCTATGGGTATCCGCCTGGACCGCAGGCGTGTCTTATGCCAATACAAGGGCCCGTTTTTTCAAAACAGTCAGATACAGTCCTTTCAGAACGTCCGATACAAGTATCGGTTCCGAATTTATCAGTTCCGTACATTACAGCAAGGATGGCCATGTATATATGGGAAGCAAGTTTGGCGGATTGAGCAGTTTCGATATCAGAACAAAAGAAGTGATATGGGATTATTGTCACCTTCCCCAGTTATTTCCGAGTATCACAAGTATACAGTCGGATAGCAGGAATATCTATGCAGCTGTCAGAGATAATATCATCATTATCAATAAAAAGACAAGAGAAGTTACCCACTCACTGCGGACAATCAACGGCGGTTATATTTTCTGGCTGGATTTCGACAAGTTCAACCGTTTGTGGGTCACGACGTATGCCGGACTGGAGTGTTTCGAAGAGATCAACGGTCTATGGAAAAACACGATGACCTATACCAGCCGGACCCCCGCTCCCTGTAATCTGTCCACCGACTTGCTTCACAACATATATAGCGATACAACTAAAAATGAACTCATTATCACATCGGCAATGGGTATCAACCGTATCATATTCGATAATGAAGGCAAGGTAGTCCGTATCGTCAAATATCTGGCGAGAGAGAACGACGAGAACAGTTTAAGCAGTAACTACATCTGGCCTATCGACAAGGGAAGTGACTCTACTTACTGGATAGGCACCATGGGCAACGGACTTAACAAAGTGACACTGATAGACAGGCCCAACGGGATTTATGACTACTCAGCCGAAAGTTACGGGATAGAGGCCGGAGCGACGTCCAACGACATAGAGAGTATCGAAGTCGACAAGTTCGGGCGTGTATGGTGCGGAGGCTTTAATCTGAACTACTTCGACGACGGGATAAAACGCTTCAATGTATTCGACACAAACGATGGCTTACAAAGTTATGTGTTCGGTACTTCCTCTTCCGCCAAGGATGACGAAGGAAACTTATACTTCGGAGGAGCCCACGGCCTGAACTACTTCACTCCTATTGCCGAAACTCCGCATAACACCTCATATCGTGTTTACTTTACCGGTTGCCATATCAACGGAAAACCTGTAGACTCGGACATCGAATTTTCCAACAGTCTTGAACTCAAGTATCCTGATAATAATTTCTCCGTCAACTTCACCTCATTATCTTACAGTAACCAGCACCACATACGCTACCGCTACAAACTGGAAGGATATGATAATGAATGGCGATATATAGAAGCAGGCAAGGAACCAGCCGTAGCTTATCAGAAAATTCCGTTCGGTTCGCATACCTTACTGGTGGAAGCAGGCGACTGGCAAATATGGAGTAATGAACAATATGCATTGCAGATTTACTCCCAACCCCCTTTCTGGATGACTTGGTGGGCTTATACCCTATATATTCTCGCCATTCTGGGACTGTTCTACGTAGGTTTCCGTTACTTCATCAAGTGGACTCAGATGAAGAATACGATTTCCATGCAGAAAGAACAGGAACGACAGAAAGAGGAAATGATGCAAATGAAAATGAGATTCTTCACGGATGTTTCTCATGAGTTCCGGACCCCGCTGACCTTGATAAGCCACGCTATCAATGAGATTGCTGAAGACGAGGACATTTGCACAAACAAATATGTAAATATCATAAAGCATAATACAGGCAAACTGTCGAACATGGTCAACGAACTGCTTGATTTTCACCGGGCAGAAGTGAAGTCCGCCCAACTCAGGACGACCTATACTTCTATTCCTGAATACGTGAGCGATATTTACGAAGAATTCAAAGGCTGGGCGGAAGCCTCCGACATCCATGTGAACTTACAAATTGACAATCCGGAGATCGGGATGTGGATAGACCCGGAGCATTTCGGTAAAATACTGTCGAATATCCTTTCCAACAGTATACGCTATTCTCATGCCGGCAGCGAAATCAACATTCAGGTTGCTAAAGGATACGTGAATGACATTGTTCCCCGCTATAAGGATTCTTTCTGGAATACCAAAGATATGATTCCCGGCGAACAGGCGATAATAAGAGTGAGCGATACAGGGATTGGCATGGAGAAAGCCGTACTGCCTACCATTTTCAAACGTTTTCATCAGGTGCAAAATAATACAGGTAAACAGCATACCGGTTCGGGCATCGGGTTATCTTTGGTCAAATCCCTTATCGAACTCCACCACGGCGGAATTATCATCAGCAGCAAGCCGGATGCAGGAACCGAAGTCATCATAGCCCTGCCGATATCGGACACCTATCTGGCCAAAGAGGAAAAGATAGAAGAAAGTACTTTCGTACTAAAAGACTATTTATCAAACTATGCAGTAGAGTACGAACCATTGGAGATAGAAGAGACCACAGCTATTTATATGGAAGGCAAACCTACGATTCTGCTGGTGGACGACAACCACGAAATACTTATGATATTAAGGGAGTATTTCGTAAAAGACTATAATATCATCATGGCTATTGATGGACAGGAAGCCTTGGACAAATGTAACCGCAGCCTCCCGGACATTATCATTTCAGACGTAATGATGCCCAGAATGAACGGCATAGAACTGTGTGCAACTCTAAAGAAGAACTTACAGACTTGTTTTATTCCTATTATTCTGCTTACTGCAAAATCGCAGGTTGAGGACCAGATTGAAGGGATTGAAATGGGAGCGGATGCGTACATCCCCAAACCCTTCAACCCCAGACTTCTCAAAGCAAACGTCCGCAATCTTCTCAATAAAAGTCATCAGATGCGGAATCTGCCTACCGCCAACAACGTCCGGCAGGAGATTCAAGACAAGAAACAAAGAGAAGTGTTTGACAAACTAGTGGAGTTGGTTAATGCCAATCTAACCGACCAGCAATTCTCTGTCGACCACCTCTGCCTCGAACTTGGGATGAACAGGACCAAATTATATAGCTTTATCAAATCGGCAACCGGAATGTCTTTGGGAAATTACATCCGTAAGATTCGGTTGGACAAGGCAGCAGAATTGTTAAGAACCACCGATATGTCAATCAGTGAAGTCGGTTATGCTGTCGGAATCGAAAGTCCGTCTTATTTCACAAGAACATTTAAAGAGCAATTCGGCAGTTCACCTTCCGAATTTATCAAGCATTAG
- a CDS encoding glycoside hydrolase family 31 protein — MKKLILSILAFSLATTALPQQVKEIEILPNEKWWGGATDLGNKMPFCDNTIEADLQTQNFNNQTTPLLISNKGRYIWCDGPFRFQLRDGKIRIESARGTIEHATAGNTLKEAYLTASGKYLPPAGILPPELFFSKPQYNTWIELIYNQNQEDILKYARSIIDNGFPTGILMIDDNWQKDYGNFNFRPDKFPNPKAMVDELHAMGFKVMLWVSPFVSPDSEEFRYLKAKGYLVKRKGSDQPAILDWWNGSSACYDLSNPDAYNHLRNTLKKMQQDYHIDGFKFDAGDPERYPEKEVDVFDRQSYDTEQTYLWAKLGLEFPYNEFRACWKLGGQPLVQRLGDKKYSWDGVASLVPSMIAAGLLGYSYACPDMIGGGEYSSFQGIDASGFDQTLIVRSCQIHSMMPMMQFSVAPWRILNKENLETCIKYAKWHEQLGDYILSQAKNASITGEPIVRHMDYVFPNQGFEECRDQYMLGDKYLVAPIMSSGNTRTVKLPKGKWKDDLGKVYKGGKTYTLDVPLSRLPWFVEVK, encoded by the coding sequence ATGAAGAAATTAATCCTCAGTATCCTGGCATTCAGTCTCGCTACAACTGCTTTGCCACAACAGGTAAAAGAAATAGAAATCCTTCCCAATGAAAAATGGTGGGGAGGAGCTACTGACCTCGGCAATAAAATGCCTTTCTGCGATAACACAATAGAAGCCGACCTGCAAACCCAGAATTTTAATAACCAGACTACCCCGTTACTTATCTCGAATAAGGGGCGTTATATCTGGTGTGACGGTCCATTCCGGTTTCAACTGAGAGACGGCAAAATCCGCATAGAATCCGCCAGAGGAACAATAGAGCACGCTACCGCAGGAAACACATTAAAAGAGGCTTACCTGACCGCTTCCGGAAAGTATCTCCCACCCGCCGGTATATTGCCGCCCGAACTGTTCTTCTCAAAGCCGCAATACAATACCTGGATAGAGCTTATATATAATCAGAATCAAGAGGATATCCTGAAATATGCAAGAAGTATTATCGACAACGGATTTCCTACCGGCATACTGATGATTGACGATAACTGGCAAAAAGATTACGGAAACTTCAACTTCCGCCCGGACAAGTTTCCGAACCCCAAAGCAATGGTTGACGAACTTCATGCCATGGGATTTAAAGTGATGTTATGGGTAAGTCCGTTTGTGTCACCCGATAGCGAAGAATTCAGGTATCTAAAGGCGAAGGGATATCTGGTAAAAAGAAAAGGTAGTGACCAGCCGGCAATTCTCGATTGGTGGAACGGTTCCAGTGCCTGCTATGACCTGAGCAATCCCGACGCTTATAACCATTTACGGAATACGCTCAAGAAAATGCAACAAGACTATCATATCGACGGTTTCAAATTCGATGCAGGAGACCCGGAAAGATATCCGGAAAAAGAGGTAGATGTTTTCGACCGCCAATCGTATGATACCGAACAGACTTATTTATGGGCCAAGTTGGGGCTCGAATTTCCATATAACGAATTCCGCGCCTGTTGGAAATTAGGCGGCCAGCCTTTAGTGCAACGCCTGGGCGACAAGAAATACTCATGGGACGGAGTGGCAAGTCTGGTACCCTCAATGATAGCTGCCGGTCTGTTGGGATATTCGTATGCCTGTCCCGACATGATTGGAGGCGGAGAATATTCCAGTTTTCAGGGTATTGATGCGTCCGGTTTTGACCAGACATTGATTGTACGTTCCTGCCAGATACATTCCATGATGCCGATGATGCAGTTTTCGGTAGCCCCCTGGCGGATTCTAAATAAAGAGAACCTGGAAACGTGCATCAAGTATGCCAAATGGCATGAGCAACTGGGTGATTATATACTCTCACAGGCAAAAAATGCCTCTATTACAGGAGAACCCATTGTACGCCACATGGATTATGTCTTCCCTAATCAGGGATTTGAAGAATGCAGGGACCAGTATATGTTGGGGGATAAATACCTGGTAGCCCCCATTATGTCCAGCGGCAATACACGTACAGTAAAACTCCCCAAAGGTAAATGGAAAGATGATCTGGGAAAAGTCTATAAAGGAGGTAAAACGTATACCCTCGATGTCCCTCTTTCACGGCTTCCCTGGTTTGTAGAAGTTAAATAA
- a CDS encoding DUF4832 domain-containing protein: MKRLFLSLFCIPALLLTFCNDKVNSKEETESPASSAPDQLEKVTYQPSEEIICNPERGFFTHQEYATDNNHSITPAFLKECREKGMSLIFTAYYMRDFKDKLISEEYLQRIRNNMLALRKGGAKSVLRFAYTSSENEKPWDAPWELTEQHIQQLKPILEEFSDVICVLEAGFVGVWGEWYYTDHYNYQPKKGEYAPRRKVLDALLKVMPKDRMISVRYPVAKLFTFNINYTDTITRKTAYNESDLSRIAFHNDCFLADIDDMGTFGENPDYRKFWEWETKYVAMGGETCKLSEYSNCENAVTDFAKYHWSYINIDYHPAVINQWEDEQCMKEIQKRLGYRFTLSEGYFTPKGEIGCPYEVVLKLQNTGWAAPFNPRDVEIVFVHKKKKENKYKIKLKEDPRFWFPNEQITIQARFGLPESMPSGEYDIYLNLPDPRPTIAARWEYSIQLANKDVWNKQYGYNKIHSTMLVTNSNKAPFVGESLEKFQVK, from the coding sequence ATGAAAAGACTCTTCTTATCTCTTTTTTGTATTCCGGCTCTGTTATTGACTTTCTGCAATGACAAAGTAAACTCCAAAGAAGAAACAGAATCTCCCGCTTCCAGTGCGCCGGATCAACTGGAGAAAGTAACATACCAACCCTCGGAGGAAATAATTTGCAACCCGGAGAGAGGATTCTTCACTCACCAGGAATATGCCACGGACAATAACCACTCCATTACCCCCGCCTTCTTGAAAGAATGTCGGGAGAAAGGCATGAGCCTTATATTCACCGCCTACTATATGAGAGATTTCAAAGATAAGTTGATCTCCGAAGAATATCTGCAACGGATACGCAACAATATGCTGGCTCTCAGAAAAGGAGGAGCGAAATCCGTATTACGCTTTGCATATACTTCGTCCGAAAACGAGAAGCCATGGGATGCTCCCTGGGAACTCACGGAACAGCATATCCAACAGCTAAAACCTATTCTGGAAGAATTTTCGGATGTGATATGTGTACTCGAAGCCGGATTTGTCGGGGTATGGGGAGAATGGTATTATACCGACCATTACAACTACCAGCCTAAAAAGGGAGAGTATGCTCCCCGCCGTAAGGTACTGGATGCCCTTCTGAAAGTAATGCCCAAGGACAGAATGATAAGTGTACGGTATCCGGTAGCCAAGTTATTTACTTTCAATATTAACTACACCGACACCATTACCAGGAAAACGGCTTATAATGAATCCGACTTATCTCGTATAGCTTTTCACAACGACTGTTTTCTGGCCGACATAGATGACATGGGAACTTTCGGAGAGAATCCTGATTACAGAAAATTCTGGGAATGGGAAACAAAATATGTAGCCATGGGAGGAGAAACCTGCAAACTGTCGGAATATTCGAACTGCGAGAATGCTGTTACAGACTTTGCCAAATACCATTGGTCGTATATTAATATTGATTATCATCCCGCAGTCATCAACCAATGGGAGGACGAACAATGCATGAAGGAAATACAAAAGCGTTTAGGTTATCGCTTCACTCTCTCCGAAGGGTACTTTACTCCCAAAGGAGAAATAGGTTGTCCTTATGAGGTGGTGTTAAAGTTACAGAATACAGGTTGGGCTGCCCCATTTAATCCGAGAGATGTCGAGATTGTATTTGTCCACAAAAAGAAGAAAGAGAACAAGTATAAGATCAAACTTAAAGAAGATCCGCGCTTCTGGTTTCCGAATGAGCAGATTACCATTCAGGCTCGATTCGGACTGCCGGAATCAATGCCAAGCGGTGAATATGATATTTATTTGAATCTTCCCGACCCCAGACCAACCATTGCGGCACGTTGGGAATACAGTATACAATTAGCTAACAAAGATGTATGGAACAAACAATACGGATATAATAAAATACATAGTACAATGTTGGTTACTAATTCAAATAAAGCACCTTTCGTTGGAGAAAGTTTAGAAAAGTTCCAAGTAAAATAA
- a CDS encoding NUDIX hydrolase: protein MKHPLDQFQYCPECGSSHFEVNNEKSKKCADCGFVYYFNPSAATVALILNEKKELLVCRRAKEPAKGTLDLPGGFIDMDETGEEGVAREVLEETGLKVKQAIYQFSLPNIYIYSGFPVHTLDMFFLCTVEDMSHFSAMDDVADSFFLPLSEIRPEDFGLDSIRRGLIRFLSQHN, encoded by the coding sequence ATGAAGCATCCTCTCGACCAATTCCAATATTGCCCAGAATGTGGTTCCTCACATTTCGAGGTCAACAATGAAAAATCCAAGAAATGTGCCGATTGCGGCTTTGTCTATTATTTCAACCCGTCTGCCGCTACCGTGGCGCTGATTCTGAATGAAAAGAAGGAGTTGCTAGTCTGCCGACGCGCCAAAGAGCCCGCCAAAGGTACGCTCGACCTTCCCGGCGGCTTTATTGATATGGACGAAACAGGGGAAGAAGGCGTAGCCCGTGAAGTATTGGAAGAAACCGGATTGAAAGTGAAGCAAGCCATTTACCAATTCTCACTTCCCAATATTTACATCTACTCCGGGTTTCCCGTGCACACGCTTGATATGTTCTTTCTTTGTACCGTAGAAGATATGAGCCATTTCTCGGCAATGGATGATGTGGCGGATTCCTTCTTCCTGCCTTTATCGGAGATACGTCCGGAAGATTTCGGGTTGGACTCCATCCGGCGGGGACTTATACGGTTTCTGAGCCAACATAACTAA